Proteins encoded in a region of the Scrofimicrobium sp. R131 genome:
- the rdgB gene encoding RdgB/HAM1 family non-canonical purine NTP pyrophosphatase, translated as MTTSPRLVVATGNQHKVEEIRSILTPYFSEAILADIAPLGQFTREEPVEDGVTFEANSLIKARAACRLTGLPALADDSGITVDVLGGAPGVFSARWCGHHGDDRANRELLLAQLADVPDQHRGCAFVACVTLVLPDGREFATEGRVKGHLARQSSGSGGFGYDPIFVPDGFSVTTAQLSPAEKNALSHRGQAVRLMVEHLQELLGD; from the coding sequence ATGACCACCTCTCCGCGCCTGGTGGTTGCCACCGGAAATCAGCACAAAGTTGAAGAAATCCGCTCGATCCTCACGCCGTACTTCTCGGAGGCGATCCTGGCTGACATTGCTCCGCTCGGCCAGTTCACCCGGGAGGAACCGGTGGAAGACGGCGTCACTTTCGAGGCCAACTCCCTGATTAAGGCCCGGGCCGCCTGCCGGTTGACCGGGCTGCCGGCCCTGGCTGACGACTCGGGAATTACCGTCGATGTGCTCGGGGGTGCCCCGGGGGTGTTTTCCGCTCGCTGGTGCGGCCACCATGGGGATGACCGGGCGAACCGGGAACTGCTCCTCGCCCAGCTGGCGGATGTGCCCGATCAGCACCGCGGCTGCGCGTTCGTGGCCTGCGTGACCCTGGTCCTTCCCGACGGGCGAGAGTTCGCCACCGAAGGACGCGTCAAAGGACACCTGGCCCGTCAAAGCTCAGGCAGTGGTGGGTTCGGCTACGACCCGATCTTTGTTCCGGACGGTTTTTCCGTCACGACAGCTCAGCTCAGCCCAGCAGAGAAGAACGCCCTGTCCCACCGGGGTCAGGCGGTGCGGCTGATGGTGGAGCACCTGCAGGAACTGCTGGGCGACTAG
- a CDS encoding MBL fold metallo-hydrolase, whose protein sequence is MKLTIIGCSGSMSGPESAASSYLVQAEGPDDAGRTRTWSVVFDLGPGAFGALWKYLNPQDLDAVVFTHGHSDHMGDIISLYVHNRWNPAGQAPICRIYGPDNIAHRMCQLDGWATPEEISEIFDVVTVQPEVPFQVGPMTITPYRARHTVETFGYRVEAPGAKSLAFTGDTDTCESITRMALGVDLLLSEAAFTSADTVRGIHLDGERAGELATEAGVGQLVLTHIQPWTDPSVVLAETERTWAGPLEAARPGQVFEL, encoded by the coding sequence ATGAAACTGACGATCATTGGTTGCTCCGGGTCCATGTCGGGACCTGAGTCCGCCGCGTCCAGCTACCTGGTGCAGGCTGAGGGGCCCGATGACGCCGGTCGAACCCGCACCTGGTCGGTGGTTTTTGACCTGGGGCCGGGGGCCTTTGGGGCCCTGTGGAAGTACCTGAACCCGCAGGACCTGGATGCGGTGGTCTTCACCCACGGCCATTCAGACCACATGGGTGACATCATTTCGCTGTACGTGCACAACCGGTGGAACCCGGCTGGGCAGGCCCCGATCTGCCGGATTTACGGTCCGGACAACATCGCACACCGGATGTGCCAGCTCGATGGGTGGGCCACCCCGGAGGAAATCTCTGAGATCTTCGACGTGGTGACGGTTCAGCCCGAGGTGCCTTTCCAGGTGGGGCCGATGACCATCACCCCGTACCGGGCCCGGCACACGGTGGAAACGTTCGGCTATCGGGTCGAAGCCCCCGGAGCCAAGTCGTTGGCTTTCACCGGGGACACCGACACCTGCGAGTCCATCACCCGGATGGCCCTGGGGGTCGACCTGCTGCTGTCCGAGGCGGCCTTCACCAGCGCGGACACTGTTCGGGGTATTCACCTGGACGGCGAGCGGGCCGGAGAACTGGCGACGGAGGCCGGGGTGGGGCAGCTGGTGCTGACCCACATTCAGCCCTGGACCGATCCCTCCGTGGTGCTGGCGGAAACCGAGCGCACCTGGGCGGGACCGCTGGAGGCGGCCCGACCCGGGCAGGTGTTTGAACTCTAG
- the murI gene encoding glutamate racemase: MNNAPIGIFDSGLGGLTVARAVIDNLPDEDIIYLGDTAHTPYGPRPIAEVRELTIAGLDALVARGVKMLVVACNTGTAAALSDAHERYWIRQGIPVVEVISPAAGEAATQTRNGKVGVIGTTATVESGAYLRALQAVPGLEVFQQACPRFVEFVENGVTTGDELLAVAQRYLDPLIDYGVDTVILGCTHYPLLTGAISYVLGPQVNLVASSEATAKTVYSKLMELNLLHDPRPAGQVADYQFLATEDSPRFSALARRFLGPEVQHISTVNTV; encoded by the coding sequence ATGAACAATGCGCCGATTGGGATTTTTGACTCCGGCCTCGGAGGGCTTACCGTCGCGCGCGCTGTCATCGACAATTTGCCCGATGAGGACATCATCTACCTGGGCGACACCGCCCACACCCCCTACGGCCCGCGCCCGATCGCGGAGGTACGAGAGCTGACCATTGCCGGGTTGGACGCGCTGGTGGCGCGCGGGGTCAAAATGCTGGTGGTTGCCTGCAATACCGGGACGGCGGCCGCGCTCAGCGATGCGCACGAGCGCTACTGGATCCGCCAGGGAATCCCGGTGGTGGAGGTCATTTCCCCGGCTGCGGGCGAGGCGGCCACGCAAACCCGGAACGGCAAGGTTGGGGTCATTGGGACCACCGCGACAGTCGAGTCGGGCGCCTACCTGCGCGCACTCCAGGCGGTTCCGGGGCTGGAGGTGTTCCAGCAGGCATGCCCTAGGTTCGTCGAGTTTGTCGAAAACGGGGTTACCACCGGCGACGAGCTGCTGGCCGTGGCCCAACGGTACCTGGATCCTCTGATCGACTACGGGGTGGACACGGTTATCCTGGGATGCACCCACTACCCGTTGCTGACGGGGGCCATCTCCTACGTGCTGGGCCCGCAGGTCAACCTGGTGGCTTCCTCGGAAGCAACGGCAAAGACCGTCTATTCGAAGCTGATGGAACTGAACCTGCTGCACGATCCCAGGCCGGCCGGGCAGGTGGCGGACTACCAGTTCCTGGCCACTGAGGATTCGCCCCGGTTCTCGGCTTTGGCGCGGCGCTTCCTGGGGCCAGAAGTTCAACACATCTCCACGGTGAATACGGTTTGA